From Yersinia hibernica, a single genomic window includes:
- a CDS encoding ABC transporter permease gives MSSTILIGNKNRNKKKAILARYAPLIFLVLLMALFTLLAPRFLSSINLFNIVRQVSIYGIIAVGMTFIILTRGIDLSVGAIAALSGMVAAVVAKGGIEGQFMLFSDAREIAWQWAALAAIITGGLAGALQGLIIARLMVPAFVVTLGGLTVFRGLTLMISNGSPVSGFDDAFGWWGRGMVGPVPVPVIVFAAVAILASVTLHFTRYGRSVYAIGSNPEAARLCGLNVKGVVTSVYVLTGLLAGLGGFLLSARLNSAEAVAGNQYELYVIAAVVIGGTSLYGGTGSIGGTVIGTLLIGVLLNGLVILNISPYIQQLLIGIIIVAAVTFDIFIKRQKR, from the coding sequence ATGAGTTCGACAATCCTGATTGGAAATAAAAATCGCAATAAGAAGAAAGCTATTTTGGCGCGTTATGCTCCGCTTATTTTTCTTGTGCTGTTAATGGCGCTATTTACCTTATTAGCTCCGCGTTTTCTCTCATCAATCAATCTTTTTAATATCGTCAGACAAGTCTCCATCTACGGCATTATCGCCGTGGGGATGACATTCATTATTTTGACCCGTGGCATTGATTTGTCTGTTGGGGCCATTGCTGCTTTATCGGGGATGGTCGCCGCGGTTGTCGCCAAGGGCGGTATTGAAGGCCAGTTTATGTTGTTTTCTGATGCACGGGAGATTGCCTGGCAATGGGCAGCATTGGCCGCGATTATCACCGGTGGTTTAGCGGGGGCATTGCAAGGATTGATTATTGCTCGTCTGATGGTGCCCGCCTTTGTCGTGACATTGGGTGGATTGACGGTGTTTCGCGGCCTGACATTGATGATAAGTAACGGCAGCCCGGTCAGTGGTTTTGATGATGCTTTTGGCTGGTGGGGGCGCGGCATGGTTGGGCCGGTTCCGGTGCCGGTTATTGTCTTTGCCGCGGTGGCAATTCTCGCCTCAGTGACACTGCATTTTACCCGTTATGGCCGCTCGGTTTATGCCATTGGCTCCAATCCTGAAGCCGCGCGGTTATGTGGTTTGAATGTGAAAGGGGTAGTAACCAGTGTTTATGTGCTGACCGGATTATTAGCCGGGTTAGGGGGCTTTTTGCTGAGCGCGCGCCTGAATTCGGCGGAGGCAGTGGCAGGTAATCAATATGAATTATATGTCATCGCGGCCGTGGTGATTGGTGGCACCAGTTTATATGGCGGCACCGGCAGTATTGGGGGAACAGTGATTGGCACACTGCTGATTGGCGTGCTGCTAAATGGCCTGGTCATTTTGAACATCTCGCCATACATACAGCAGCTGCTAATTGGCATCATTATTGTTGCCGCCGTGACATTTGATATTTTTATCAAGAGGCAAAAAAGATGA
- a CDS encoding sugar ABC transporter ATP-binding protein, translating into MSFETLSLSSHPDSLGENWDGGKYISVRNLTKLFFGQTVLDNISFSLRAGEIRALLGENGAGKSTLINILSGVYQPDGGSIILQGHSTSFNKPLDAWQAGITTIHQEFSLFPDLTVAETIFAGHLPVNRWGFIRRKVIENDTRQVLALLGVAINPLRKIAELSIAEQQLVEIARALTAKPQLIIMDEPTAALSPTEVEKLKQVVGTISENGVAVIYVSHRLEEIKTLCETYSVLRDGQLVGQGEVKDVSIDSLVRLMVGRDLAEFDRSARGITGRNILTVENLSSAAVGGESANVRNVSFSVKAGEIVGFAGLVGAGRTEIARLLFGADPIGSGTIRIRGKAFHPSSPRDAIAAGIGLVPEDRKQQALFMSLTVEENFAIIYSPSPAASHFIDRQRERLSFLDFKKQLNLRAVSLGADIATLSGGNQQKVVLARWMAQNPALLIVDEPTRGVDIAAKADVHRLLRDMAAKGVAIILISSDLPEILAVSDRILTMRAGQLTGELSAYEANEENVMQLMTRHIPPV; encoded by the coding sequence ATGTCGTTCGAGACTTTGTCATTATCGTCTCATCCCGATTCTTTAGGCGAAAATTGGGATGGCGGTAAATATATTAGTGTCCGGAATCTGACCAAATTATTTTTTGGTCAGACGGTACTGGATAATATCTCTTTTTCTTTACGGGCTGGAGAAATAAGAGCGTTGCTAGGCGAGAATGGCGCAGGGAAATCGACGCTGATTAATATATTAAGTGGTGTGTATCAACCCGATGGCGGCAGTATTATTTTACAAGGCCACTCGACATCATTTAATAAACCACTGGATGCTTGGCAAGCGGGTATTACAACGATTCATCAGGAATTTAGTTTATTTCCGGATTTAACCGTCGCCGAAACTATTTTTGCTGGGCACTTACCGGTTAATCGCTGGGGTTTTATTCGTAGGAAAGTCATTGAGAATGATACACGCCAAGTATTGGCATTGCTTGGTGTAGCTATCAATCCATTGCGCAAGATTGCTGAGTTAAGTATTGCTGAGCAACAGTTGGTTGAAATTGCCCGCGCACTCACAGCCAAACCCCAATTAATTATCATGGATGAGCCTACTGCGGCATTAAGTCCTACAGAAGTCGAAAAATTAAAACAGGTGGTGGGTACCATTTCTGAAAATGGGGTGGCTGTTATTTATGTTAGCCATCGGCTTGAGGAAATTAAAACTTTATGTGAGACCTACAGCGTATTGAGAGATGGCCAATTAGTTGGGCAGGGTGAAGTCAAGGATGTCTCTATTGATAGTCTTGTCCGGCTGATGGTTGGCCGTGATTTAGCTGAGTTCGACCGCTCTGCGCGCGGTATTACAGGTCGTAATATTCTGACTGTCGAAAACTTATCGAGTGCGGCGGTTGGGGGGGAAAGTGCCAATGTACGTAATGTCAGTTTCTCAGTGAAGGCCGGTGAGATTGTCGGTTTTGCCGGGTTAGTGGGGGCTGGCAGAACAGAGATTGCCCGGCTGCTATTTGGCGCAGATCCCATCGGGAGTGGGACAATACGCATCCGAGGGAAAGCTTTTCATCCGTCTTCTCCGCGTGATGCGATTGCCGCTGGTATCGGCTTGGTGCCGGAAGACCGCAAGCAGCAAGCTTTGTTTATGTCTCTGACAGTAGAGGAGAATTTCGCGATTATCTACTCGCCTTCACCTGCCGCCAGCCACTTTATTGACAGGCAACGTGAACGGCTTTCCTTCCTTGATTTTAAAAAACAGTTAAACCTACGCGCGGTCAGTTTGGGCGCTGATATTGCCACGCTGTCGGGCGGCAATCAGCAAAAAGTGGTATTGGCTCGGTGGATGGCACAGAACCCCGCTCTCCTGATTGTCGATGAGCCGACTCGCGGAGTTGATATTGCTGCGAAAGCCGATGTCCACCGATTGTTACGTGATATGGCCGCAAAGGGCGTCGCTATCATTTTGATTTCCTCAGATTTGCCAGAAATTCTTGCCGTCAGTGACCGTATTCTCACCATGCGGGCGGGCCAATTGACTGGGGAATTGTCGGCGTATGAGGCCAATGAAGAGAATGTCATGCAATTGATGACGCGCCATATTCCGCCAGTGTGA
- a CDS encoding substrate-binding domain-containing protein — MRKITYLMTTLAITLSTFAFSANAAPKGKDAPVTILVSALTYSFPHFVFLQEQLEDEAKKLGNVKVIRSDGQLSAPKQIADIEAAIVQGVDGIIIAPADATALAPVLRNAIKEGISVVTIDRPVNGVPEVIANVAADNLIGAQRQGEAVEKLFPQGATVINLQGIPGDKTANDRNKGVHDALDKHPELYKFVAEQTARFNRDQGLSVTENLLTGLANTPTVIVAGNDDSALGAAQAVEARGLKGKIAIFGYDGSTDALKAVRDGVLTATVDQYPGKQGREAVKILTDYIRTGARPATADVLVTPVAITSKNLNDAERIGLVK, encoded by the coding sequence ATGCGCAAAATAACTTATTTAATGACTACATTAGCTATTACCCTGAGCACCTTTGCATTCTCAGCCAATGCTGCGCCGAAAGGTAAGGATGCGCCGGTAACGATTCTAGTTTCAGCATTGACATACAGCTTCCCACATTTTGTTTTTCTACAAGAACAACTTGAAGATGAAGCTAAGAAATTGGGCAATGTAAAAGTCATTCGCTCTGATGGTCAATTAAGCGCACCTAAACAAATTGCTGATATTGAAGCAGCTATTGTCCAAGGAGTTGATGGTATTATTATTGCTCCAGCAGATGCCACTGCTTTGGCTCCGGTATTACGTAATGCAATTAAAGAAGGTATTTCGGTTGTGACTATTGACCGCCCGGTCAATGGGGTACCAGAGGTTATTGCTAATGTGGCCGCAGATAATTTAATTGGTGCGCAGCGACAGGGGGAGGCGGTAGAAAAATTATTCCCTCAGGGTGCGACTGTTATTAACTTGCAGGGAATCCCTGGTGACAAAACAGCTAATGACCGCAATAAAGGTGTACATGATGCATTAGATAAGCATCCTGAACTTTACAAATTTGTTGCGGAGCAAACTGCGCGCTTTAACCGTGATCAAGGTTTATCGGTAACAGAAAATCTGTTAACCGGTTTGGCAAATACCCCAACAGTTATTGTCGCAGGTAATGATGACAGCGCCTTGGGGGCCGCTCAAGCTGTTGAGGCGCGTGGTTTGAAAGGCAAAATTGCTATCTTTGGTTACGATGGTTCAACTGATGCATTAAAAGCAGTCCGCGATGGTGTATTAACGGCGACAGTTGATCAATATCCAGGTAAACAAGGCCGTGAAGCGGTCAAGATTCTGACTGATTACATTCGCACTGGTGCTCGCCCAGCAACCGCTGATGTTTTAGTGACTCCAGTTGCTATTACCAGTAAAAATCTTAATGATGCAGAACGTATTGGGCTCGTCAAATAA
- a CDS encoding GNAT family acetyltransferase, with amino-acid sequence MEIRVFQQSDFEEVILLWEHCDLLRPWNDPEMDIERKLNHDPELFLVAEVSGAIVGSVMGGYDGHRGSAYYLGVHPDFRGRGFANALISRLEKKLIARGCPKLNIMVREDNDAVIGMYEKLDYETQDSIMLGKRLIVDQEY; translated from the coding sequence ATGGAAATCCGTGTATTTCAGCAAAGTGATTTTGAAGAAGTGATTCTGCTGTGGGAGCATTGTGACTTACTGCGGCCTTGGAATGATCCGGAAATGGATATTGAACGGAAGTTGAATCATGACCCCGAATTATTTCTAGTGGCGGAAGTCAGCGGCGCGATTGTCGGCTCGGTAATGGGCGGTTATGACGGCCACCGTGGTTCAGCCTATTATCTGGGGGTTCACCCCGATTTTCGTGGTCGTGGCTTTGCCAATGCGCTGATCAGTCGCCTGGAAAAAAAACTTATCGCCCGTGGCTGCCCAAAGCTGAATATTATGGTGCGCGAAGATAACGACGCGGTAATTGGCATGTATGAAAAGCTGGATTACGAAACCCAAGACAGCATCATGCTGGGCAAACGGCTGATTGTCGATCAGGAGTATTGA
- the hemF gene encoding oxygen-dependent coproporphyrinogen oxidase, with the protein MNLPDIAQIKIYLLDLQDRICTVLTQADGSAKFTEENWVREEGGGGRSRVLVKGAVFEQAGVNFSQVSGATLPASATAHRPELAGRSFQALGVSLVIHPLSPYLPTSHANVRFFIAEKPGEDPVWWFGGGFDLTPFYGFEEDAIHWHKTAHHLCQPFGEQIYPRYKKWCDDYFYIKHRNEARGIGGLFFDDLNSPDFNTCFNFTQAVGNGFLDAYMPIVARRKALSWGEREREFQLYRRGRYVEFNLVWDRGTLFGLQTGGRTESILMSLPPLVRWEYNYQPATDSAEAALYRDFLPVKDWLAAGEHD; encoded by the coding sequence ATGAATTTACCCGATATCGCCCAAATCAAAATCTATCTGCTGGATTTGCAGGATAGAATCTGCACTGTGTTGACTCAAGCCGATGGCAGCGCGAAATTCACAGAAGAAAACTGGGTGCGTGAAGAGGGGGGCGGTGGCCGCAGCCGGGTATTGGTTAAAGGGGCGGTATTCGAGCAAGCCGGGGTCAACTTTTCGCAGGTCTCAGGCGCGACACTACCTGCATCCGCCACCGCCCATCGCCCTGAACTGGCGGGCCGCAGTTTTCAGGCGCTGGGCGTGTCGCTCGTTATTCATCCACTCAGCCCTTATCTGCCCACCAGCCATGCTAATGTGCGCTTTTTTATTGCGGAAAAACCCGGTGAAGACCCCGTGTGGTGGTTTGGTGGTGGCTTTGATTTAACCCCCTTTTACGGTTTTGAAGAAGATGCGATTCACTGGCATAAAACCGCCCATCATTTGTGCCAGCCATTTGGTGAGCAAATTTATCCGCGTTATAAAAAATGGTGCGATGACTATTTCTATATTAAGCACCGCAATGAAGCCCGTGGTATTGGCGGCCTATTCTTCGATGATTTAAACAGCCCCGATTTTAATACCTGCTTTAACTTTACTCAGGCGGTTGGCAATGGTTTTCTTGATGCTTATATGCCAATTGTTGCGCGCCGCAAAGCATTGAGTTGGGGAGAGCGCGAGCGCGAATTCCAGCTTTATCGCCGTGGTCGTTATGTCGAATTTAATCTGGTTTGGGATCGTGGTACGTTATTCGGCTTGCAAACCGGTGGCCGCACAGAATCTATTTTAATGTCTCTGCCGCCGCTTGTGCGCTGGGAATATAATTATCAACCGGCGACAGATAGCGCTGAAGCGGCACTGTACCGCGATTTTTTGCCAGTCAAAGATTGGCTAGCCGCAGGAGAACATGACTGA
- a CDS encoding YaiI/YqxD family protein: protein MQIWVDADACPNVIKDVLFRAADRTSIMVTLVANQPLKTPPSKFIRTLQVASGFDVADNEIVQRVEKNDLVITADIPLAAEVIEKGGIALNPRGERYTPDTIRERLNMRDFMDTMRASGIQTGGPNTLNQRDRQQFANELDKWLQQARKAHG from the coding sequence ATGCAAATTTGGGTTGATGCGGACGCCTGTCCGAATGTCATTAAGGACGTGTTATTTCGGGCCGCAGACCGCACCAGCATAATGGTGACACTGGTGGCGAATCAGCCACTGAAAACTCCGCCCTCAAAGTTTATTCGTACATTGCAGGTGGCATCCGGTTTTGATGTTGCCGATAACGAAATCGTGCAGCGTGTCGAAAAAAATGATTTAGTCATTACCGCTGATATTCCGCTGGCGGCGGAGGTGATTGAGAAAGGAGGAATTGCACTAAACCCTCGCGGCGAACGCTATACTCCCGACACGATTCGTGAGCGGCTGAATATGCGCGATTTTATGGACACCATGCGCGCCAGTGGTATTCAAACCGGTGGCCCCAACACCTTAAATCAGCGCGACCGCCAGCAGTTTGCCAATGAGCTGGATAAGTGGCTCCAGCAAGCTCGCAAAGCCCATGGTTAA
- the maeB gene encoding NADP-dependent oxaloacetate-decarboxylating malate dehydrogenase, producing MDEQLKQSALDFHQYPTPGKIQVSPTKPLATQRDLALAYSPGVAAPCLEIAADPLAAYKYTARGNLVAVISNGTAVLGLGNIGALAGKPVMEGKGVLFKKFSGIDVFDIEIDEHNPDKLIDIIASLEPTFGGINLEDIKAPECFYIEQKLRERMKIPVFHDDQHGTAIICTAAVLNGLRVVKKDISDVKLVVSGAGAASIACLNLLVALGLKHHNITVCDSKGVIYKGREANMEQTKAAYAIEDNGQRTLGDAVPGADIFLGCSGPGVLTPDMVKTMAPSPLILALANPEPEILPPLAKAVRPDAIICTGRSDYPNQVNNVLCFPFIFRGALDVGATTINEEMKLACVHAIADLALAEQSDVVASAYGEQDLSFGPEYIIPKPFDPRLIVKIAPAVAKAAMDSGVATRPITDFSAYVEKLTEFVYKTNLFMKPIFSQAKKEIKRVVLAEGEEERVLHATQELVSQGLAYPILIGRPSVIETRLKKLGLQITAGKDFEVVNNESDPRFNEYWHEYYQIMKRRGVSQEQARRAVIGNPTLIGSIMVHRGEADAMICGTIGTYHEHYDVVEKVFGFRDGAHVAGAMNALLLPTGNTFIADTYVNDDPTPEQLAEITLMAAETVRRFGIEPKVALLSHSSFGTSNCPAARKMRRTLELVNQMAPELEIDGEMHGDAALVESIRHNLMPDSPLKGAANVLIMPNMEAARISYNLLRVTSSEGVTVGPVLMGVAKPVHILTPIASVRRIVNMVALAVVEAQTQPL from the coding sequence ATGGACGAACAATTAAAACAGAGCGCACTTGATTTTCACCAATATCCTACTCCGGGGAAAATTCAGGTATCGCCAACTAAACCACTAGCGACCCAACGGGATTTGGCGCTGGCTTATTCTCCCGGTGTTGCGGCACCTTGTCTGGAAATTGCTGCTGACCCCTTGGCGGCTTATAAATATACGGCGCGCGGTAATCTGGTTGCTGTTATTTCAAATGGCACCGCCGTGCTGGGGCTGGGGAATATTGGTGCATTGGCCGGTAAGCCGGTAATGGAAGGAAAGGGGGTTCTATTTAAGAAATTCTCCGGTATTGATGTGTTTGATATTGAAATCGATGAACACAACCCAGACAAACTGATCGATATTATTGCTTCGCTGGAACCCACCTTTGGTGGCATTAATTTGGAAGATATCAAAGCACCAGAGTGCTTCTATATTGAACAGAAATTGCGTGAGCGCATGAAGATCCCAGTATTCCATGATGATCAGCATGGTACGGCAATTATCTGTACCGCCGCAGTGCTTAATGGCTTGCGGGTCGTGAAGAAAGACATTAGTGATGTGAAGTTGGTGGTTTCAGGGGCTGGTGCTGCCTCCATTGCTTGTTTGAACTTGTTAGTTGCCTTGGGATTGAAGCATCACAACATCACGGTGTGTGATTCTAAGGGCGTTATCTATAAAGGCCGTGAAGCCAATATGGAGCAAACCAAAGCGGCTTACGCCATTGAAGACAACGGCCAGCGCACCTTGGGCGATGCAGTGCCGGGGGCGGATATTTTCCTCGGCTGCTCCGGCCCAGGTGTTCTCACACCAGACATGGTGAAAACCATGGCACCTAGCCCGCTGATTCTGGCGCTGGCGAACCCGGAACCTGAAATTTTACCGCCATTGGCAAAAGCCGTGCGGCCAGATGCGATTATCTGTACAGGCCGTTCGGATTACCCCAATCAGGTCAACAACGTGCTGTGCTTCCCGTTTATCTTCCGTGGCGCATTAGACGTGGGCGCGACCACGATTAACGAAGAGATGAAACTGGCTTGTGTGCATGCAATTGCAGACTTGGCATTGGCTGAGCAGAGTGATGTGGTGGCATCGGCTTATGGTGAACAAGACCTTTCCTTTGGCCCTGAATACATCATTCCTAAACCATTTGACCCGCGTTTGATTGTGAAAATCGCCCCGGCGGTGGCAAAAGCGGCGATGGACTCCGGTGTGGCAACGCGCCCAATCACAGATTTTAGTGCTTATGTCGAGAAACTGACGGAGTTTGTCTACAAAACTAACCTGTTTATGAAGCCGATTTTCTCACAGGCGAAAAAAGAGATAAAACGGGTGGTGTTGGCTGAGGGGGAAGAAGAGCGGGTATTGCATGCGACCCAAGAGCTGGTTTCTCAGGGGCTGGCATATCCAATCTTGATTGGTCGCCCAAGTGTCATTGAGACCCGACTGAAAAAATTGGGTCTGCAAATTACGGCCGGAAAAGATTTCGAAGTGGTCAATAATGAATCTGACCCGCGTTTTAATGAATACTGGCACGAATACTATCAAATCATGAAACGCCGTGGCGTCTCGCAGGAACAGGCACGCCGCGCCGTGATTGGTAACCCAACCCTGATTGGCTCCATTATGGTTCATCGGGGAGAAGCCGATGCTATGATTTGTGGCACCATTGGCACCTATCATGAGCATTATGATGTCGTCGAAAAAGTCTTTGGTTTCCGCGACGGTGCGCATGTGGCGGGCGCGATGAATGCGCTGCTGTTGCCAACCGGTAACACTTTTATTGCCGATACTTACGTCAATGATGATCCCACGCCGGAGCAACTGGCAGAGATTACGCTGATGGCAGCTGAAACTGTGCGCCGTTTTGGTATCGAACCCAAGGTGGCATTGCTATCACATTCGAGTTTCGGCACCTCGAATTGCCCGGCAGCCCGTAAAATGCGCCGGACACTCGAGCTGGTGAATCAGATGGCACCTGAATTGGAGATTGACGGTGAAATGCACGGTGATGCCGCGCTGGTGGAAAGTATCCGCCATAACCTGATGCCAGACAGCCCACTGAAAGGGGCCGCCAACGTGCTGATTATGCCGAATATGGAAGCTGCGCGCATCAGTTATAACTTGCTGCGCGTAACTTCTTCTGAGGGGGTGACCGTCGGGCCGGTGCTGATGGGGGTTGCAAAACCGGTGCATATTCTGACGCCAATTGCTTCTGTGCGGCGTATCGTGAATATGGTGGCATTAGCGGTGGTAGAGGCGCAAACCCAACCGTTATAA